The genomic region AGAGCGTCATCTCCCAGTCGAGATCCATCTCCGGGTGCGCGCGGAGGAAGCCGGCCATGAACTCGTCGAGCTCGCGCTTGACCGAGAGCATGGTCTGGTGGGGATTCGTGCGGAGGTCGAGATAGATGTGGCAGATCCCCGGAATGAACTCGGGCTTGAAGGGCCAGCCTCCCTCGATGGCGCCGACCGCGCCCTGGGGGGCGAGCTGGCCGCGGGTGTGCCGCTTCGTGTACTCGGGGAACCATGCCTCGAGCGCCTCGACCAGGCGCGCCGCGTCCACGAGCGGGTTGCGCGTGCCCTGGAACTGGCGCATGCCCGAGTAGCAGAGCGATCCCTTCACGCGGATCGTGAACCAGCACTGGCCCGGCTCCTCCCAGACCACCGCGTAGCCGGGCTTGGTGCTGATCGCCAGGTCGGCGCGGATCCCGTGCTTCAGCATGTGCTCGCAGCCGACGCCGAAGCCCTGATAGGCCGGGCCGCGGAAGTCGCGGTGGAGCCCGGCGGTCGGCCGCTTGTGGATGCCGCCCACCACGAGCGCGATGATCAGGTCGCCCCGGAGCGGCACGCCGGCGCGGCGCACCGCATCGGCGGCCGCGATGGCGCAGGCCGCGCCGCCCTTGGGGTTGGAGATGCCGAGGCCGGTGAGGAGCCCGTCGCGCAGGGTGGCCCGCGGCTTCAGATCGGGCCGGTCGACCGGGCCCACGCACGGGTAGTCCTCGCGCTCGTCGCCGGTGAAGGTGGTGTCGAGGTGGCCGTACAGCATGAGGTCGGCCCCGGTGCCGTCGCCCGTCAACCGCGCGATGGTGTTGCCCCGCTGCTCGGTGATCTCGTGGTAGGCGGTGGCGAAGCCGCGGGCGCGCAGCTCCTCTTCCAGGTAGCGAGCCAGCGGTCCCTCCCCGCCGGTCGGGCTCGGGATCTCGATCATCCGCATGGCGAGCTGGAGCAACGCGCGTTCGTCCACCTGGGCCAGCGCGCGATCGAGCGCTTCCTTCTGAGCCGGTCCAGGCGGAGCCTTGGCGACCGGAACGGTCGTCTCGTCCATGTCCACTGCCGCGCTCATCGCGAGGTCGCGTTCGGCCCGAGGCCGGCGACGCTCTCGTCGCGGATGTCGTCGATGGCGCCCAGGTCTCCGCGCGCCGGCATGCCCCGCGCGCTCAGCAGCAGGCGCCGCCACGCGATCACCTCGGCGTCGGTGCCGGAGAGCTTCTCGGCGGTGTCGTAGCGCTGGGGGGCCATCACCCGGTAGTCCTGATCGGAGAAGTTGGCGTTCATCGCCCAGTTCTGGAAGGTGACGAAGAACAGCCGGGCGAGGGCGCGGCCGATGGCGGTCCGGCGGCGCACCGCGTGGTAGTAGATGACCCGCGTGAGCTGCTCGTCGACCGGCACGCAGGCCCGCGTGTACATGTGGGTGCCGAAGTCGAAGCGGAACATGCTGGGCA from Candidatus Methylomirabilota bacterium harbors:
- a CDS encoding M20/M25/M40 family metallo-hydrolase; this translates as MSAAVDMDETTVPVAKAPPGPAQKEALDRALAQVDERALLQLAMRMIEIPSPTGGEGPLARYLEEELRARGFATAYHEITEQRGNTIARLTGDGTGADLMLYGHLDTTFTGDEREDYPCVGPVDRPDLKPRATLRDGLLTGLGISNPKGGAACAIAAADAVRRAGVPLRGDLIIALVVGGIHKRPTAGLHRDFRGPAYQGFGVGCEHMLKHGIRADLAISTKPGYAVVWEEPGQCWFTIRVKGSLCYSGMRQFQGTRNPLVDAARLVEALEAWFPEYTKRHTRGQLAPQGAVGAIEGGWPFKPEFIPGICHIYLDLRTNPHQTMLSVKRELDEFMAGFLRAHPEMDLDWEMTLSVPGSRTDPRSWVIQSCLRAWEAVEGRPHAFVRDQSGTTDGNVLRNAGIPTARFGLPGLMNPEAGWPPSFDACRVESMQRLTRAYVHAILDTCTRPREEIVAR